A stretch of DNA from Curtobacterium sp. MCBD17_035:
GGTGCTGCGGATCCCCGAGCACGGCGTCGGGCGACCCCTGCTCGGCGACGGCCCCCTCGTGCAGGAACACCACGCGGTCGGCGACCCGGCGGGCGAACGACATCTCGTGCGTCGTCATGAGGATCGTCGAGCCGCCCTGCTTCAGGTCGCGCACGAGGTCGAGCACCTCGCCGACGAGCTGCGGGTCGAGGGCGCTCGTGACCTCGTCGAGCAGGAGCAGCTCGGGGTCGGTGGCGATCGCGCGCACGATGGCGACGCGCTGCTGCTGTCCGCCCGAGAGCCGGTCCGGGTACGCCCCCGCGAACGCCCCGAGGCCGATGCGGTCGAGCAGCCGGCGCGCGGTCGTCTCGGCCTCGGCGCGCGGGATCCGGTGGACACGGCGGGCCGCGATCGTGACGTTGTCGAGCACGGTCATGTGCGGGAACAGGTTGAACTGCTGGAACACGACACCGATGCGTCCGCGGGTGGCGTCGACGTCGACACGGGGATCGGAGATGTCCTGCCCCTGCAGCAGGATCTGGCCGTCGTCGATCGGCTCGAGCAGGTTCACCGTCCGCAGCAGGGTCGACTTACCGGATCCCGAGGCGCCGATGACCACGACGACGTCGTGCCGGTCGACGGCCAGGTCGATGCCGCGCAGGACCGCCGTGTCCCCGAAGGTCTTGCGGAGACCGCGGAGCTCGAGGACCGGCGCGTCCGCGGCGGACGGGTGCCCGGCCTCCCGACCGACCGGCGAACCGGACCGACCGGGCCGGGAGGAGCGGCTGGTGTCCGGCGCGCTCGTCGCGTCCGCGGTCACACCGCACCACCGCTCTGCTCACGCCGCTGCTGGCGCAGCGCGAGCGCGTCGGTGAGCCGGATGAGCGGCAGGCTGATGAGCACGAACAGGAGCCCCGCGACGAAGTACGGCGTGAAGTCGTACGACTCGGCCTGTGCGATGTTCGCGGCCCGCACGGCGTCCACCGCGCCGAGGATCGACACGAGCCCGACGTCCTTCTGCATCGACACGAAGTCGTTCATGAGCGCCGGGGTGACCTTCCGCAGCCCCTGCGGCAGGACGACGAGCCGGAGCGTCTGCGCATGCGACAGGCCGAGCGACCGCGCGGCCAGGCGCTGGGACGGGTGCACGGCCTCCATGCCGGCGCGGAGCACCTCGGCGACGTACGACGAGTAGGTCAGGATGATCGCGATGGTGCCCCAGACCTCGGCGGGGAACCGCGGGAAGACACCGAGCCCCGGCACGCCGTAGCCGACCAGGTACAGCACGATGATGAGCGGCAGGCCCCGGAAGAGGTCCGTGTACCCGGTGGCGAGCAGCCGGAGCGGGAAGGCCACGGGGCTCCGGAGCCCTCGGACGACGGCCAGGAGCGTCGCGAACACGGCGACGCCGATCGACGCGAAGAACAGGATCCGGACGTTGAGCCACAGCCCGAGCAGGATGTCGGGGAAGGCCGAGACCGCCGTCTCCGGGTCGAAGAACGACTGCTGCACCGCCGCCCATCCGGGGGTGTTGACGACGCCGACCCAGACGAGCGCGACCACCACGAGCGACGAGACGATGCTCACCGCCACCGAGCGGCGGCCCCGCTGGCGCCGGTACAGCCGCCGCTCGACCTCGATCTCGCTCGGCGCCGCGACGACGGTGGTCGGGGTGGTGGTCACGGACCGCGTCCCGATCAGTGCAGGACGGGCACGTCGACCGCGGTCGACAGCCACTTGGTCGTGATGTGCTGCAGCGTGCCGTCGGCCTTGAGCGCGCGGATCGCCCCGCTCACCTTCGGCGTCAGCGCCGAGCCCTTCGGCAGGACGATGCCGAACTGGTCACCCGTGCCCGACGAGGCGGGGAACTGACCGACGACCTTGCCCTTCTTCAGTTCCGCGGACGCGACGTAGAACGCGGTGGGCAGGTCGGTGACGACGGCGTCGATCTGTCCGCTCTTGAGCGCGAGGACGGCGTCGTCGTTCGAGTTGAACACCTGCGGCTGCCCGAGGGCGTCCTTCGCGACGTCGTAGCTCGTGGTGCCGGTGGCGACGCCGACCTTGAGGCCCGTGAGCGCGCTGACGCTCGTGGCGTCGGCCGCCTTCGACCCCGACGTCGTCACGACCGCCTGCGTGGTCGTGTAGTACGGCGCCGAGAAGTCGACCGCCTGCTTCCGCTTCGCCGTGATGCTGAACTGCTGGATGTTCACGTCCCAGTCCTTGGCACCGGGGGCGATGGCGCTGTCGAAGGTGCTCCGCTTCCAGACCACGTCGTCCTTCGCGTAGCCCATCTCCTGCGCGACGGCGTACGCGACGGCCGCCTCGAACCCCTTGCCGGACTGCGGCTTGTTCCCCTCGACCCAGGGCGAGTACGCGGGCTGGCCGGTGGCGATCGTCAGCTTGCCGGCCGTCACGGTCCGGCTGCCGGAGCCGGAGCCGCCGGCGCTGCAGGCCGCGAGGGTGAGCGCGACGACCGCGGCGGCGACCGCCACGAGTGTGCGAGGGGTGCGGGGTCGGCGTCGAGGGGACACGGGCTGCCTCCGGGGCGGTCGCGAGCGGGGTGTGCTGCGGATCGTACGGGGCCGGGAGGCCCGGCGCGAGTTGATGACGCGCCGTTCCGTCCCGCGGTCGTCAGCCGGCGCTCGGCGGATCGGACTCGGCGTCGTCGTCCGTGACGAACACCACCGTCATGACCTTCTGCCGCCGGTCCGTGATGACCCACGTGAAGTCCCAGGCGACGTCGTCGAACCACCCACTCCACGCCTGGAACGAGTCGTCGATGCGGAAGTCCTCGTACCGATCCCCCACGAGGGCGTCGCTGAAGGCCCGGCCGATGCGCTTCGCCTCGGCGGCGCGACCCTTGAACGAGGCCGACGACCCGCCCCAGATGAGGGCGCTCGCGATCATGCCGTCGAGTTCCACGGCCGCACGCTCCTCGAACGTGTCGGCGTCGAACCGGACGTCCTGGTCGATGCCGGGGAGCGCGGCCGCCATCGCGGGCGACGTGAGGAGCGCCTCCACGAGCCCGTACTCGTCCACCCGGTTGCGGCAGAGGTACCAGGCGGTCGTCTCGTCGTCACCCGTCACGTCGAACGCGGCCCCGAACACGGAACCGCGCACGATCACCGATCGGAACGCGGCGAGGACAGCCTCGATCGCGGGGTCGGTCGGTTCCCGGAGCCGGAAGGCGAGCCCGGCGCGGGACCGTTCCAGGGTGGCGGCGTCGGGGCGGGCATCCTGCTGGTCGATCTCCAGCCATGAGGTCGTGCTCATCCCACCACTCCACCACGTCGCGGGGCCGGCTGCACCCTCCCCGCCGCCGAGATCGCACTCGTTGCCGCTCAGGAGGGTCTCGAAGCGGCAACGAGTGCGATCTCGGCGGATGAAAGGCGGCCGGCAGGCCGACGGCCGGCAGGCCGACGGCCGGCAGGCCGACGGCCGGCCGCGGTCAGGTTGCCAGGGTGAAGTCCTCGAACGCGAATCCCGGCGACACCAGGCAGCTGACGAGCACCTCGCCCTCGCCGGGCAGGGTCCGCTGCCACACGCCCCCGCGGACGAACGCCTGCGCGTCGTTCACACGGTCGCGGCCGGCGTCCGGTCCGAGGGTGATCCGCGCGCCGGGCTCCGGGGCGTCACCGCTGCCGCCGAGTTCGAGGACGACGGCGTCCGGTCCGTGCCACATCCAGATCTCGTCCGAGGTCACCCGGTGCCACGCCGACGCCTCCCCCGGCGGCAGGAGGAAGTGGATGAGCGTCGCGGCCGGTCGCTCCCCCGCGGGCGTCGTCACCACGGCGGGCGACGTCCAGGTGCGGACGTACCAGCCGCCCTCGGGGTGCGGTTCCATGCCGAGGGCGCGGGCGCGCGGCGGGACGTCGAGCCACTCGACGAGGTCACCGGCGACGGTGCGGCGGGCGACCATGCCGGGGCGGGGCGGGGTGTCGTTCACGGGGTCCTCTCGGGGACGTGGGTGGCGGTGAGCACGGTCCCTTCGACGGCGCGGACCATACCGCGGATGACGGTGGCCCTCGCCCGGCCGGCGCCGTCCTCCGCGAGTTCCGCGAGGGCGTCCGCGACGGTCCGGGCGTCGACGTCGAACACCGCGAGGTCGGCCCGTGCGCCGACGGCGAGGTGGCCGACGCGGTCCGGCCCGACGTCGAGGCCCATCGCGTGCGCGCCGCCGAGGGTCGCCGCCGCGAGCAACCGCTCGTGCAGGTCGCGGGCGCCGTACCCCTGGTTCCGCGCGATGCGGTGCAGGGCCGCGACGTCCGCCATGAGGTCGAGGGAGGGCGACGACGACAGCGAGTCCGTGCCGACCGCGATCGCGCTGCCCTCGCGCAGGTAGTCGGCGACGGGCGGCGGGTCGAGTCCGATGACGGCGTTCGACCGCGGGCAGAGGGCGACGGCGGTCCCGCGCGCGCGGAGCAGCGCCCGATCGGCGGCGGTCATGTACACGCCGTGGGCGATGTGACAGTCCGGCCCGAGCACCCCGAGCCGGTCGACGAACGTCGTGGCGCTCGCGCCGAAGCCGAGTGCGCGGAGCGCCCGGAACGACGGCACGTTCGCCTGGTGCCAGTCGGCGCCCCGGCCGAGTCCGACGACGCCGGCGAGGCCCGGCACGGGTTCGAGGGCGCGGCGTTCCGCCTCGAACGCCGACTCGCCCAGGTGCAGGTGCAACCGGAGTCCCCGCTGACGCACGATGTCGGGCAGGTCGAGCAACGGACCCACGTCGAGCGAGTACGGCGCGTGCGGCGACAGACCGGCACCCGGGTGCTCCGGGATGTGCTCGAGTTCGCCGAGGACCTGGTCACGCCCCCGCTCCTGCCAGGCGGCGTTCTCCCAGTCCATGACCTCCCAGTACGCGATACCCCCGAGCCCCGCGTCGGCGAGGACGGACACCGCCTCGAGGTCGGTGATGATGTCCGCGATGCTCGTGACGCCGGCCCGGATGGACTGCGCGGCGCCCTCGGCCGCGTCGGCACTCCAGTCGTGCTCGCGCCCGCCGTAGTCGGCGGTGAACGCCGCCGCCCAGTCCTCGAACCCCCGGTACCGGCCGGCGCCGACCGCGGCCATGCCGGTGTACTGGAGGTGCGAGTGCGCGTTGACGAGACCGGGCAGGAGTGCGCCGCGCCAGCGGCGCTCCGTGTACGGCAGGCCACGGGCGGCGAGCTGGTCGACGACCCAGGCGCGTTCGCCGACGTGGAGGATGCGGTCGCCCCGGACGGCGACGGCACCGTCCAGGATCGGTGGCGCGGTCATCGGCACGACGACGTGCGCCGAGTGCACGGTGACCGACGCGCTCACGGTGGGGCTCCGAACCGCGTGGTGCGGACGTCGGAGGGCCGCCCCTGCGCGCCCCCGTCGGGGTCGGGTCCGCGAGGCGAGTCGACGGCGAGTCCGAGATCGGCCAGTGCCGCCGCAGCGATGCGGGCGTCCGCGGCGGGGTCGATCGGGTGCACGCCGACGGGCAGCTCCGCACCGTGCTCGAGCAGCATCCGCACCGCGGCGAGCTGCACCGCGAAGGACAGGTCCATGATCTCGATCGGGTTGCCCTCGGCCGCCGTGACGTTCACGCACCCGCCCCCGTCGACGAGGAGCACCGCGCGCTCGGTGTCCGGCACGGTCATCCGTTCGAGGCGAGGAGCGATGGTCGTGCGGACGCTGCCGGCGGCGCGAGCATCGTCGGTCGCGACCTCCTGGTCGATCCCGCCCGCCACCGCGACGACCGCGTCGGGTGCGCACGCCCGCAGCACGTCGAGCGACACCGTGTCCCGCACGCCCGTGGCCGACATCACGAGGTCGGCACCGGCGACGGCGGTCCTGACGGGCGCGACGTCGTACCCCGCGAACACGGCCTGCAGTGCCCGCACGGGATCGGTCTCGGCGACGACGACGCGCAGCCCGAGCGCCGTCAGGACCTGGGCGACCCCCTCGCCGACCGGACCGTACCCGATCACGGCTGCCGTGCCTCCCGCGGCCGGCAGCCGCGCCACGGCATCGCGCGCGGTGACGGCGTCGAGCAGATCGAACACCGCGAAGACCGTGGACTGCCCGGTCCCGTACCGGTTGTCGAACAGCGTCTTGGCGCGCGCGTCGTTCACCGCGACGACCGGCAGCCGCAGCGCACCCTGTTCCGCCATGGTCCGGAGGGGGCGCAGGCCGCTCGTGGTCTCCTCGGCCGCGCCGACCATGCCGGGCAGGAGTTCGGGCCGGGCCTCGTGGAGGAGCCGGATGACGTGGGCGCCGTCGTCGAGCAGGATCTGCGGCTCGCGGTCGAGCATCTCGAGGGCGAGCCGCCGCTGCCCCGCGAGGTCGACCGTGCTCGACGCGAACACGACGAGGCCGGCGTCGCGGAGCGCGGCCGCCACGGCGTCGTCGGTCTCGTCCGCGTGCGCGTAGACGACGACGTCGGCACCCGCGTCCTGCAGGAGCAACGACAGGACCGCCGTCTTCGGCTCGAGCACCATCGCGACGCCGACGCGGACCCCGGCGAGCGCGCGGTCGGCGCGGAGCTGGGCGGCGAGCGCCCTGCTCACCGGCATGTGCCGGCCGGCCCACCGGATGCGCTCCGCGGCGAGCGCGTCACGCTCCGGCTCCCGTCCGGTGCTCACCAGGAACACACCGTCGGCGTGGTGCGGGACCGCGAGCACGCCGGGGCGCGCGACGACGACCGGGCCGAAGGCGTCCTCGTCGACCGCGGGGACGTGACGACCCGCGTCGATCACGACGAGCGTGCGGCCGCGGGGCGGGGCGCCGTGCGCGTCGACGGCCGCGGTGCTCTCGGCGGGGTCGCCGGTGCACCAGAGCTGGTCGACCGGCCCCTCCGGCGCGTGTCGGGCGCCCATCGCGGTGAGCACGGCGCGGAGTGTCGACGCGTCGGGGCCGGGGCCCACGACGCGGAACCGGCGTCCGGCGACGAGCAGGTTCGTGGCCGCCGCGTACCGGCGGACGGCAGCGCCGGCCCAGGCGAGCACGTCCGGGTCGGCGTCTTGCGCGGGCGGCATGCGGTCAGTGTAGGACCAGTGCCGTCGCTGGTCGGGCGCGTCAGCGGAGGACGTGCGGCGGCGGCGTGCTCCCCCACCCGTCGTCATCGCCACGCTGGTCGACGGCGCCGCCCTGCTGGTGGGCGGCACCGAAGGCGGCCTCGGGACCGGGCCCGGCAGCCGGTCGGTTCGGCCGCGGGTACCGGCGGCGGTAGTGCACCAGCACCGTCACGAGCACGATGACGCCGACGACCGACACGATCGCGATCCCGATCAGGTAGAGCACGTTCGTCAGCGCCGACACCGCACCGGCGGACCCGGGCGGGAGCGTGCCGTACATGAGTTCCATGCGCGCGTTGCCGGTGACGAGCAGCGCGATGAGCGCCGCGATCTCGCTCGTCGAGTCCCACAACCCGTGCAGCAGGGCCACGCCGACGTACGCCACGAGCACGAGCCACGACCAGCGGATGCGCTGGCTGCCGTGGGCGAGGCCGAAGATGACCGCCCCGAGGATCGCGGTCCAGAGCACGTGACCGACCGGCGAGAGCACGGCGCGGATGACCTCGGTCTGGAGCAGCGAGAACAGGTCGATGCCCTGCTGGGTGATCGCCGCGTTGAACGCGTACCCAGCGGACTCGAACGCGGCGAACCCGGCACCGACGGTGGCGCCGAGCAGCGCTCCCTGGCGCGCGGTCTTCGGCCGGACCCGCCATCCGACGAAGAGCAGGAGCACGCCCTTGACGAACTCCTCGACGAACCCGACGGCGATGTACAGGAACACGTTCTGGTGCAGGTTCGCCTCGAGCACGGATGCCCCGAGCACGCCGAGGATGCCGCCGACGAAGAACGCGACGATGAGCTGCATCGTGCTGACCGTCCCCGTGACCCGCTCGATGACGAACAGCACGACGGTGAACGGCACGAGGAAGCTGCCGAGCAGGATGATCGTCGGCACGAGGTTCGTGTTCCGCGTGAACACGGTCACGACGATCGTGATGAGCCAGAGCGCCAGCCCGACGAGCAGGGTCTTCCACCACCAGCCGTGGCGGTGGTGCGCGTGCGGTCGGGGGACGTCGTCGTAGTCCGGGTCGATCGGTGCGTCGAACGCAGTGCGCGCCGGGTCGGTGGTGGCCATGTGCACCATCGTGCTCCGCGGGGTCGGACGGCGCTCAGAACTCGTAGTGCACGCCGCTCCAGGCCGCACGCACGGCACGGTCGGGGTCTCGCTCGACGTGGCTCACCCGGTCGATGCAGAGCGTCGCCCGGTCCTCGGCGGTGTACCGCGGCCAGGACCAGCCCCGGTGGGACGGCACGCCGTCGCGCGCGAACGCGGTCCAGGAGCCGGCGAGGACCTCGTGGATCCGCCGTCGGGTCGCGGGCGTGTCGGTGCCGGCCACGATCCTCCCGAGCGGTGTGCGGAAGGTGCCGAACAGGTAGGGCAGTTCGGTGCCGTGCGCGGCGCCGAGCCCGACGAGCCGCATGAGCGGCGACGCGTGGTCGAACCGGTACATCCAGGTGGGGTTGCCTGCGGCGGCGTGCGCCTCGGCCATGTCGATCGACGGCACGTGGAACACGCCGTCCCCGCCGGCGGCCACCCAGTCGCGGCGAGGCCGGTCCGCGTCGTCGGCGTACAGCCGTCGGATGCGCTGCCAGGCTTCCGGGTCCGTGCCGCCCACGAGTCGTTCGACGCGCTCCCGCGTGTTCGGCAGGATCGGGGTCCGCGCGTGCTTGAACAGCGACGCCTCGTCGTGGTTCGTGCCGATCACGAGTGGCACCGGCGCCGTCCGCCCGGCCCGGGCGGCGGCGAGCGGGTGTTCCGGCAGGACGTCGCCGTCGATCGTCGGCGACATGACGGCGACGAGCGGGGACTCCCGGGTCACCGCGTCGTCGACTTCCTCGGCCACGGTCTGGAGGCGCGACACCGGCATCGCTCGCATCGCCCGCCCGGCGTGGGCCGGGTCGAGTCCGAGTCGTCGCGCGAGCATGCGCGCGTGCTCCGCCTTGTTCTCGGGCGAGTGCGCGGTCATCGGGTGTGCGCTCTGCGCGATCGCCCCGGCGAGCACCGGCCGGGCGGACGGCGCGGCCAACAGGGTCGTCACCGAGTTCCCGCCGGAGGACTCGCCGAACACGGTGATCCGGGCCGGGTCCCCACCGAAGCCGGCGACGTTCTCGGCGACCCACTCGAGGGCGGCGATCTGGTCGCGCAGGGTGCAGTTCGCGTCGAAGGTCACACCGTCGCCGCCGAGCACGCGGAGGTCCATGCTGCCGAACACGCCGAGCCGGTACGAGACGGTCACGAGGACGACGCCGAGCCGGGCGAGGGCGCCGCCGTCGTAGTCGGGTGTCCCGCCCGAGCCGGACCGGTAGGCGCCGCCGTGCACGAACACGAGCACGGGCAGGCCGTCCGCGTCGGTCGGACTGGTGACGGTGACGTACAGGCAGTTCTCGGACTGCGGGAACCGCCGAGCGATGCCGCCCGTGTAGGGGTGCGGGCGCTGCGGACCGGCCGGGCCGGGCGCGACGGCGGGTCGGACACCCTCCCACGGCCTGACGCGGCGCGGCGCTCGCCACCGGAGCTCCCCGACCGGCGGCTCGGCGTACGGCACGCCGAGCCAACGGCGGATCCCGTCCCGCTCGACGCCGCGGACGGCGCCGCCCGTGGTCCGGACGGTCAGGGGCTCCGTGGACGTCGGCGTGGTCATCGTCCGTCGACGCTACGCCGCGGTCCCGGTGCGCGACGCGCCCCGGTCAGGGGCGCCTCGACGACGACCTCACTCCGGGTGCTGCCGGTACCCCCCGTCCGCGGGGTGTCGGGCCGACCGGGGGCGGCGGTAGCCTCACAGGACCCGAACGGCTGGGCCGTCGCGCTGTACCCGCCGCGCAGATCCCGACCCGCCATCTGACCTGGAGTCTCCGTGGACTCGAACGACAGGGCGCCCCGAACGCCCTGGGACCACGGCGTGCCCGAGCGCGCCGACCGGACCCGAACGCACGCGTACCACCGACGCACCCGCCGGCCGGCGCTCGCCGTCGGCGTCGCACTGTCCCTCGCGCTCGTGCTCGCGGCGTGCGCGCCCGCGCGGAGTGGCGCGCAGTCCCTGCCGACGTTCGACGCCCGCTCGTCCACCGCAGCCAGCACGGCCACCGCGACGGCCACCGGGGAGCCCGCGCCGTCCCAGGACGAGGCCGTCCCCACGCCCGGGTCGTTCGACGAGTTCGACGGACCCGCGGGTGCCGCCCCGGACCCGGCCCACTGGAGCGCCCAGACCGGCGCGGGCGGGTGGGGCAACCACGAGCTGCAGACCTACACGGCGTCGAACGGGGTGCTCGACGGCCACGGCCACCTCGTCATCACGGCGGACATCGGCCCCGACGGCGGTCCCCCGTACACCTCCGCCCGCCTGACGACCCACGGCAAGTCGTCCTTCGGGTACGGCACGGTCTCCGCGCGGATCCAGGTCCCGCAGGGCGGGTCGCTCGTGCCGGCGTTCTGGATGCTCGGCTCCGACGTCGACACGGTCGGCTGGCCGGAGTGCGGCGAGATCGACGTCGTCGAGGCCCCGATCGACACGCATCGCAC
This window harbors:
- a CDS encoding cupin domain-containing protein, with amino-acid sequence MNDTPPRPGMVARRTVAGDLVEWLDVPPRARALGMEPHPEGGWYVRTWTSPAVVTTPAGERPAATLIHFLLPPGEASAWHRVTSDEIWMWHGPDAVVLELGGSGDAPEPGARITLGPDAGRDRVNDAQAFVRGGVWQRTLPGEGEVLVSCLVSPGFAFEDFTLAT
- a CDS encoding carboxylesterase/lipase family protein; this encodes MTTPTSTEPLTVRTTGGAVRGVERDGIRRWLGVPYAEPPVGELRWRAPRRVRPWEGVRPAVAPGPAGPQRPHPYTGGIARRFPQSENCLYVTVTSPTDADGLPVLVFVHGGAYRSGSGGTPDYDGGALARLGVVLVTVSYRLGVFGSMDLRVLGGDGVTFDANCTLRDQIAALEWVAENVAGFGGDPARITVFGESSGGNSVTTLLAAPSARPVLAGAIAQSAHPMTAHSPENKAEHARMLARRLGLDPAHAGRAMRAMPVSRLQTVAEEVDDAVTRESPLVAVMSPTIDGDVLPEHPLAAARAGRTAPVPLVIGTNHDEASLFKHARTPILPNTRERVERLVGGTDPEAWQRIRRLYADDADRPRRDWVAAGGDGVFHVPSIDMAEAHAAAGNPTWMYRFDHASPLMRLVGLGAAHGTELPYLFGTFRTPLGRIVAGTDTPATRRRIHEVLAGSWTAFARDGVPSHRGWSWPRYTAEDRATLCIDRVSHVERDPDRAVRAAWSGVHYEF
- a CDS encoding amino acid ABC transporter ATP-binding protein, producing MRGIDLAVDRHDVVVVIGASGSGKSTLLRTVNLLEPIDDGQILLQGQDISDPRVDVDATRGRIGVVFQQFNLFPHMTVLDNVTIAARRVHRIPRAEAETTARRLLDRIGLGAFAGAYPDRLSGGQQQRVAIVRAIATDPELLLLDEVTSALDPQLVGEVLDLVRDLKQGGSTILMTTHEMSFARRVADRVVFLHEGAVAEQGSPDAVLGDPQHPALRAFLARVQR
- a CDS encoding amino acid ABC transporter permease, whose amino-acid sequence is MTTTPTTVVAAPSEIEVERRLYRRQRGRRSVAVSIVSSLVVVALVWVGVVNTPGWAAVQQSFFDPETAVSAFPDILLGLWLNVRILFFASIGVAVFATLLAVVRGLRSPVAFPLRLLATGYTDLFRGLPLIIVLYLVGYGVPGLGVFPRFPAEVWGTIAIILTYSSYVAEVLRAGMEAVHPSQRLAARSLGLSHAQTLRLVVLPQGLRKVTPALMNDFVSMQKDVGLVSILGAVDAVRAANIAQAESYDFTPYFVAGLLFVLISLPLIRLTDALALRQQRREQSGGAV
- a CDS encoding ABC transporter substrate-binding protein, with protein sequence MSPRRRPRTPRTLVAVAAAVVALTLAACSAGGSGSGSRTVTAGKLTIATGQPAYSPWVEGNKPQSGKGFEAAVAYAVAQEMGYAKDDVVWKRSTFDSAIAPGAKDWDVNIQQFSITAKRKQAVDFSAPYYTTTQAVVTTSGSKAADATSVSALTGLKVGVATGTTSYDVAKDALGQPQVFNSNDDAVLALKSGQIDAVVTDLPTAFYVASAELKKGKVVGQFPASSGTGDQFGIVLPKGSALTPKVSGAIRALKADGTLQHITTKWLSTAVDVPVLH
- a CDS encoding glycoside hydrolase family 16 protein encodes the protein MPERADRTRTHAYHRRTRRPALAVGVALSLALVLAACAPARSGAQSLPTFDARSSTAASTATATATGEPAPSQDEAVPTPGSFDEFDGPAGAAPDPAHWSAQTGAGGWGNHELQTYTASNGVLDGHGHLVITADIGPDGGPPYTSARLTTHGKSSFGYGTVSARIQVPQGGSLVPAFWMLGSDVDTVGWPECGEIDVVEAPIDTHRTSHFLHGPGEDDPDHNVQAGGILMHTRAMSKGFHTYSVTRSPGHVVISVDGVVGTDITEATAPSALKWVFDGQFDLILSLAIGGSVPHPTPSTPRTAQMVVDWVRYAPAR
- a CDS encoding adenosylhomocysteinase, with protein sequence MPPAQDADPDVLAWAGAAVRRYAAATNLLVAGRRFRVVGPGPDASTLRAVLTAMGARHAPEGPVDQLWCTGDPAESTAAVDAHGAPPRGRTLVVIDAGRHVPAVDEDAFGPVVVARPGVLAVPHHADGVFLVSTGREPERDALAAERIRWAGRHMPVSRALAAQLRADRALAGVRVGVAMVLEPKTAVLSLLLQDAGADVVVYAHADETDDAVAAALRDAGLVVFASSTVDLAGQRRLALEMLDREPQILLDDGAHVIRLLHEARPELLPGMVGAAEETTSGLRPLRTMAEQGALRLPVVAVNDARAKTLFDNRYGTGQSTVFAVFDLLDAVTARDAVARLPAAGGTAAVIGYGPVGEGVAQVLTALGLRVVVAETDPVRALQAVFAGYDVAPVRTAVAGADLVMSATGVRDTVSLDVLRACAPDAVVAVAGGIDQEVATDDARAAGSVRTTIAPRLERMTVPDTERAVLLVDGGGCVNVTAAEGNPIEIMDLSFAVQLAAVRMLLEHGAELPVGVHPIDPAADARIAAAALADLGLAVDSPRGPDPDGGAQGRPSDVRTTRFGAPP
- a CDS encoding amidohydrolase family protein, with the translated sequence MSASVTVHSAHVVVPMTAPPILDGAVAVRGDRILHVGERAWVVDQLAARGLPYTERRWRGALLPGLVNAHSHLQYTGMAAVGAGRYRGFEDWAAAFTADYGGREHDWSADAAEGAAQSIRAGVTSIADIITDLEAVSVLADAGLGGIAYWEVMDWENAAWQERGRDQVLGELEHIPEHPGAGLSPHAPYSLDVGPLLDLPDIVRQRGLRLHLHLGESAFEAERRALEPVPGLAGVVGLGRGADWHQANVPSFRALRALGFGASATTFVDRLGVLGPDCHIAHGVYMTAADRALLRARGTAVALCPRSNAVIGLDPPPVADYLREGSAIAVGTDSLSSSPSLDLMADVAALHRIARNQGYGARDLHERLLAAATLGGAHAMGLDVGPDRVGHLAVGARADLAVFDVDARTVADALAELAEDGAGRARATVIRGMVRAVEGTVLTATHVPERTP
- a CDS encoding PrsW family intramembrane metalloprotease produces the protein MATTDPARTAFDAPIDPDYDDVPRPHAHHRHGWWWKTLLVGLALWLITIVVTVFTRNTNLVPTIILLGSFLVPFTVVLFVIERVTGTVSTMQLIVAFFVGGILGVLGASVLEANLHQNVFLYIAVGFVEEFVKGVLLLFVGWRVRPKTARQGALLGATVGAGFAAFESAGYAFNAAITQQGIDLFSLLQTEVIRAVLSPVGHVLWTAILGAVIFGLAHGSQRIRWSWLVLVAYVGVALLHGLWDSTSEIAALIALLVTGNARMELMYGTLPPGSAGAVSALTNVLYLIGIAIVSVVGVIVLVTVLVHYRRRYPRPNRPAAGPGPEAAFGAAHQQGGAVDQRGDDDGWGSTPPPHVLR